TATTTGTGCAGAGTGTTATGTTTCACCCCCTCTTGTCTCAGACGAACTAAATGAACCATGGTTGTTTATGGGTGAAACtaacaaaaactgcacaaacaaaaaacaaggttCTGTGGTCTAAAAGAGAATAGCGTATGGTTAAATATCACTATCCCCCACTAAATCTACCAAAAGTggtagaacaaacaaaaactaagaccacttaaaagaaaaacattcccCAAAACAAAGGCAAGGAAGTGCTGGGTTCTGTGCACTGAAACGACACAAAGACACTCAGGTTTCCAGAAGAAGGCCAACTAATAGTGTCAAACCTTCCAGGTCACCTACCCACAACCAACCGAGCAGTTGGGTGATCCCTCCTTATATCCCCGTCCAGCTGATTGGCAACAGCACACAGCTGAGCTCAATCTCACAGGTGCTACAGATTGAGCCTGATCTGAGAACCAGGCTGTGAACTTTCCAAGTCCATAACAAGAGTCATGAGTGTCTGGTAGCAAAAGCCATGACAGTCAGTGGGTTTTGGATAAAAATGCTCTGCAAATCAAATCTGTGCTACCTAACCCAGAACCAGAGAGCAACCAAAGTTATCTAGTGATAATAGTGTAGAATTCAGCAGCTATAGAGCCACATTTTTatggttaaaataaaaatcaagccAAAAGTTGAGTTAATGTTGGATTTACATGAATTACATGACCTGAATATTGACTTTAAATGACTGCCAATGTTGCTCTGTTTCtgctaaatgtaaaatatttaactttatactgcaataatatgtcagtgttgtgtttacagtCTGTTGCATTACCCCCAAGTGTCCCAAAAATATTTACCTAAATATACTGTAACTCCTTAATTGTGTTCTGCAGAGTTAAAAAGCCCCATCATGCATTTAAATTAAACCATTCCGGATGTGGGGGTGCCAGGGTCAACCGAGCCTGATTCACTGAATGTAGATTGCAGGTATAAACTTTCCATTTGCTGCACAGTTTTACATGGTTTTCTCCTCCACTTTTGCTATCtacattaaaatcaaataaccTTTGCTATGGGAAACAACAATGACAACCTCCAGAGAGCAACCTACATGCTTACAattgaatgttttgtcaaaGATTTGCATTGTGCAGTAAAGCAGCTCTGCTACATTTTTGCTGTGAAGTATTCATGTTACAACAGTGTTCACCTccttgcatgcaaatgttctaaTGCAACAATTCCCCATTATGTTTTGAATGGGGAATAGTTAGTTCTTAGCTTTGCCCAAGATGATCGtgattaaagaaatacaaacacaccagagcttttttttttttttttttttttttttttttacctttataGCAGAATGATGATGAGGTGCAGGCAGACTATTCTACACAGtgctgtttttatgttggaGAATAGTCTGGCTTACATGAGACAGGGGCAAACCTGgctgaaatgctgaaatgcACATCAATTCAGTTTGTGATGaggaaaatgcataaatgtgtttttatgcctgGTCCTGATTCCCTACAAAGTCTGTTTTACACTGCAGGCAATGCAACTAATAGTCTGTAGATAATTATCGCAGACAATATTCAGTCAATAACATTATTTTtgactttgatttggccaaaaacaaGCAATGATTTCCACCTATCCATTGTTATGGGTTAGTGGTAGACTTGAATGCACTTGTTGAGTATtatgtttaaatgaatgaagtttATGAGCtctaatgtgtttaaaatgagcCACATTCATTGAGAGTCACtgagtggtaaaataaatatattaacttgTACCGTGAATGATTTTCCACCAGTATTCCTTTCTTGCCTTGTTTGCAGTGACTgtgctttttacatttttcaaaactcTCCCTCATAACAACTTGTTTCTATTTGAGTGGagtcaaaaaatacataaatggcCACTTTTATGGAATCCTGATGAAGAAAACTTGggttaacaaagaaaattgATAACCATCATTATAATAtccattatttttctttggGATTTTAGGTTTTGTCGAGCCAGCTAACTCCAAGAAAGCACAGTTATGTCAACCTTGCTTTGCAGTAAACCCCACTGAAGGCTACATCCATCCTTTATAAACAGTCTACCAACACACAAATCCCTACCATTGTTATAATTTAATGTCATGTTCTCTGAGTTTAGCCAATTATatgcagaacaaaaaaatacaccacATTTAACACAAAGCACATTGCCAAAAGGTGTTTCATAGCAAGGCTAAAGCACTTTGGTTggattttttccttttactcccccaaccacaaccaccacaactCCTAAAAGTCGGCCCTTTTTCTTCTGCTCTGACATCTGTTTACGCACATCTTACATACATCACCAGTTCATCATACATCATGGAGCTCCTACAAAGGTTCGAACATTCACTCCCAAACAACACAATGTGTCATTCCTGTAAATATCACCGCATTGTGTTCTGCGAGAAGTGTAATCAGAATCCACTGAGTTTATCATTCATCACTCCCAAACCTCCATCCTGGAGGCTCACGTCTGTTGGAAGTGCTTTCTGCTCTGACCTCACTCTCTCTGCTCGGCGCTGAGATAAGGTTATTAGACAAAAGTGGACCTGGTCCTTGAACGTTGCCTCAGCGGCAGCAGCTCGGCAGCTGTTCCCCAGGTGTTTGGATGTGTGTGGCTCCACCATCTTGTCTTAATTGCAGCCTCCTCGAAGAACTGGCAAGACTTCCAACAAACCCCCTCATTCCTTTACACTGGGGTAAAAGCATACAAACCAGCCCAGCGTAGCCAACATCCAGGTGTACTTAAACATTAGTCAGCCAGACGGACGGGAGAGAAATAACACATCATATGAAAGCAAAACTCATCATCAGCATTTCCATACACAAACTGAGTGAGAGTTTGAATCCAGTGACGTTTATGATGTGCATGATTACaagaaaagaagacatttttacttctttttacaCTGCAGACTACACCAACGCAGCCGCCCCAGAACAGAAGATCTGATTAAATCCTCTCCAAACTGCTGGCACCACTATCGTGAATCTGCCTTTTCATAAACACAGACCCGCTGTGGCAGCCAAGGAGCCACAAGACAAGTTCCAAGTGCAAGTTTCAACAGCTAACCCAGTGCACAAGCACACCTTTTTCCCTCATGTTGAAGAGGAGAGGCCTGAAACAACAAACCACCAGGCGAGAAGGGCTGGGGGATCGGGGAGGGGGATGAGTCATCCGGCAAACAGAGTCTAGTTAGGACTAAGGTATAGTGTACCATACTGCTCTAAAAGCAATTTGTGGGTTTAATGTAAATTACATGTAATTATCTTAAGGTGCATTTAATTCTAAGCACCATTACTGTTATTAATGACGCTGGCCTTAGTAGTAACATTCAGAATTGTTGGTATCTTTTTTTGTATGAAATTAACTCTTTGTTTTCTTGGGTTGTGGTCCTTGTTGAGCTCATAAGGGTTGCTGAGTTGAGACTAATGAGATTGGAGGAGGCCTTTACTTTTTGGTGCACAAAAGAAAAGCTGGTCTCTGCCACGCTTTGCACAAGGAAGAAATTACCTCATCTCCAGTATGAACAGGCAGAATGCAACTCTTTGAACATGTCATGTGAGAACTATATTAGGACTGACTtgaaaaatatccaaacatACATTCATCTTATCTATTTCCGCTGCTTTGACAAAGCTACTACTACTTCTGAAATTACTTTGTCTTGTAAAATAGTTGCAGTAGCAGGAGTCGTCTTGATTgtactgtgaaaatgttttttttaaaaatcacattagGAATAAGACCATAAATACCTAtaataatgaaagtaataaTAGTGGTGGAAGGAGTTGATGCCttgataataatagtaattttgTGTGAGCAGTGCTGATATCCTGTGTATTATTTGCACTTTAGTGTGAAATATTTTGCCTTCTTTAATTAAAGGTGCCTTCTGTAGTAGTGGAGGCAATAGTTGTTGCAATAGCAGTGACAGTGCAGTTAATAAAAGTGAGAATAATAAAGCAGTGCATTGGTTCCATTAGCGTCAACGCTAACAATGAAGTATATTTATACCAGTACTGCACCAAGATACTTGTACTTTACTTAAATATGCAACTTTAACTCCCACTTCACTAACTTTCAGAGGGAAATACTCGATTTCCCACATCTGGTGTTGTCCAAAGTCATTTATAAAGTCCAATGAATCACTAAAGAAGTTGAATTAGGGTTGGATTATTTGACAGAAACCAATAAGACGATACTGTTATTATTTTCCAAATTTTATAGTCTTCTACTTAGTTATTATATATTCTAAATAATTGCATTGAAAgccaataaatgaaaatgttgagtGATTACCCGGCCCTACCTGGACCCAGGCTGATACTAAACCATTAAACATCCTCTGTGTGGGGGGGCTGACTGATGACAGACCTGCCCCGTCCTTGGCGGTCTGTGGTTCTGCTCTGAAAGGCCAGTATTTAACTCCCCAACCTGTCCACTGAATCTGTAATACCTCTCCCGCATGATGAAGCCTTACTCATGAACACTCGTGTCACTTAAATGAATGTGGCAGCACACGttaaggtgttttttgtttattgtttacacaTGTGCAAAACATTGCTTCATTCAAAGCTGGAAGAACTGAATAGGCTGCAAAATACTCATACACAAAATGTaagcaaaaataatgaaatctgTTTATATACAATTTACAAAATATAATAAActttatataaaaaatgtatatattcatCTGTATTATTTAACTGAAGCTGCATTCTCCTGCTAATATTCTCCTTTCTGTTTCTACATGAAAATCAAATTGTCTTTTACATTCACTCGTTGCACATTTGAGGAGTCCGTTATTGCAAAAGTGTCCATTCAGTGAGGTAGAAAGGTTCATTGTTTTGGTCGTCCTCTTCATGAAAAACAAGAGCAGACAGGAGCTCAGTCACTTGGTTAAGTGCTCGTTCTGCATTGTGTCATTGGATCAGTCCGACTGTTGTCTAATGGATGTTCATATACACTTTGCTCTGATGAAGAGTCCTTGTCGACACCGACGTCCTCGTGGTCTGAATCTGCATCTGGAGCAGCGTAAGGGTTCTCATGCAGAGTTATTTCTTTATGAGTCACAGATGGTGGGCTGAACCCTGGGTAAAGATCCTGGTGAGGCCTCCAAGGAGCTTTCCCAAATGTTCCTGAGTGAGAGAGGTGCAAGAAGAAGTCAGACCAAGTACAGCAACGGCTTCAAAGTTCAGCAAAACCAATCAATTCAAGACCTACCCATGAAGGTGTTGCAGGGCGAAAGACACTCATGAGGTCTCCCGTAATCGACCACATCTCCCTCCTCCATGGATGGACGGCGGTCGCCCTGCTGGTGAGAGGGACCATGATGCAGACTGGCACTGGGAAGCTGCATCAGGACAGTAGATGAGCAGAGGTCGAAGTGCTCAGACAAAAAGTAATCCCTCCTTTTAGGGTTGCTCAGGCTGCCGCTGTAGGAGTCGATGTAAACAGGCTTCTGGTCAATGGAACAACCTGAAGGTGAAAAATGTAAGTCAAGTACTTCAGGTAGGCTTATTATTCTGGATCAGTCCAACAAGACAAGGGAGATTGTTACAAACCTGTGAAAACCTCTGATGGGTCAGTGGAGTACATGTTATCTCGGCATAGCAGTGACCCAATTGGACCTTGATAATGGCACAGCAGAGGATCTATAGTCGCTTCCAAGTCTGCTTCACTTCCTGTATCCAGTTGACAAAGACCTGTCAGTGCAAAGGAAAAGTGTCAAGTACGAAAAATGGAATAATTTCAAATTTAAGTCAAACAAGAAAGGGCAGGGGTTTTACCATTCATGTCTTTAGGCTGGAGGTAAAAGCCGCTCATTGACGATGCCATATACTGATGGCTGCTGCCACTCTCAGATGGGATGTAGCCATCCTGTCGGTCGGCAAGAGTACCCTGAGAGGACAGGTAGCTGGGGATGTCGGCAGGCAGGTTGGTCTCATCTGGAGCACAAAGACATAGGGTTATatatgctttcattttcatAGTTAACAGTTGGAAAGAGGAAGAATCGACAAAAGAAAGCAACGGCAACCTGTATTGGTGACACTGCAGTCCTCATTCCGTCGACGGGTGTGGTAGATGATGACCACCCAAACCAGGGAAGTACCAACCACACAGCACACCACCACTATGATGACGATACCCATTGTGGTCCACCCATCATCTTCAGATCCTGCGCCACTCACAATTCCAAGCCCAACGCCACCCTGCTGCACTCCAGAGTCACAGTTGGGATTCGGTATGACTGCCAGCCGAACATTGCCCCTCTCGGTGCCTAACGCATTAGACATCTCGCAAGTGTACTTCCCAGCGTCTGCCTCTGCGGCGTCAACAATGATGAGGAGCTGGTTGGCAGCTGCAAAGAAGTGCCGCTCGGTCACCACCAATGGGCTGTCGTCTTTGGTCCAGTTCAGCCTCGGGGGAGGGCTGCCGCCTGCAATGCACTGGAGGACAGCGGTTTCACCTTTGGCCACAGTACGATCCATGAGGGGACGCAAAAAGGAAGGTGTTTCTGTAGGAAAAGTAGTAGACTAGCTTAGTGACACTGAGCAAACAACATCAGAAtgattgataataataataataataataatggattagatttatatagcgcttttcaaggcactcaaagcgcttcacaatgaatccattattcattcactcacacattctcactcagcggtggtaaactacatttgtagccacagctgccctggggcagactgacggaagcgtggctgacaatctgcacctacggcccctccgaccaccaccagcattcacacgcattcatactccagtgtgagtagcagcactggaggccaggtgggtaaagtgtcttgcccaaggacacaacagcacatgactaggacagtgagggaatcgaaacgccgacctttcgatcattggaagacccgctctaccacctgagccagaGCCTTCGAACCTAAAGTGGAAGCTTTAAACAATTTCTGTTATATCAGTGCTCTTACCTAGAACAGTTAGCGTAGCATTAGCCAAAATAGCTCCAGCTGTGTTCTGAGCAGTGCAGCTATAAACACCAATGTCTTCGGTCTTGACATCCACTATGAAAAAGACGTCGTCCTCTGGCATCACATGCATGCGGCGCTCACGAGCAGCAGGGAAGTCGGTGCCTCCGTCTTTCTGCCAGGCAATCTGAGGGGAAGGATGACCAACAGCGGCACATTCCAGCCTTGCCGTGGCTCCGGCTCGGATACTCAAGTCCATGGGTATCTTAGTGAAGGAAGGCAGCACTGCAAACAAGGGAAAAAGACCTTAATACTGGAGAACTGAAGATTCCACAACTGTAAGGACTTGTATGGAGACACGTGAATTGGTTTACTCTGTTCCAGACTTACTGTTGACAGTGAGCCTGGCCTTGGTTGAGTATGAAGATCCAAAGTGGTTGGAGATGACACACTGGTACTTCCCCTCACTGGAGAACTCAACGTTTTGAAGCTGCAGCGTGGTCGTATATTCTGTCACCTCCGTCTCGCCTCCAGTGCCTCCCTGAACCCGGAGGTGGGCCTGGTTGTGGATCTCTACGTCATTCAGGACCTCGTTGTCTTTTTTCCAGGCGAAGGTCATGGGCGAGTCACTGGAGCTGGCCGCAGAGCACACAAACGTAACGTTGGTGCCCTTGAGGGCCGTCTGGGTCTCAGGCTGCACAGTGATCTGGGGCTTTGGGAagtcatctgtgtgaaaaaagaaaacagtgatatttacatttctatTCTACATTATTTGTCTGGTTTTAGATGTAAATCTCTAAATGTATGTGACATTGGGAGCATATGAGGCCCCGAGAAGGGAATAACTTGGCATCTTAGGAAATTTCCATTACGTTCCCTTATGAGACTCATTAGCTTGTCCAGGAGTCCGTGAGGAAAATACTCAACAATCTGGGTCAGTTTGTAAATGGAAAACCTGCCTTGGATAAATGGCTGTTTCTGAGACATGACGCTACGTGTGTGTCAAGGTGTTACaccaaatgaatgcatctctcACCACACACAAAATCCTCCTGGCTTATGGCGAACACGCTCCTGCCCTTCAGCATTTGTGGGTGGGCGCAGCTGGCATTGACGCAGGGCAGGAAGGTTTGTTCTGCCACCCAGACTGGAAGCCACTTCAGCTGGCAGTCGCACAGGAGGCTGGAGGTGTTCAGACGCCTGCCAAGGGGAGAAGATACCAGAGATGTTAAACTCTGCAAAATCCaaacccaaaacccaccagcggGTTTGAGAGGCATGttttcaacttttaaaaaatgtccaaattatACCATATATCAGAGCccgaaactgaaaaaaacaaacaaaaaaaaacgtattttcttcaaaatcactttattttacatgtctccttaaaaaatggtgaaaatatacCGTTTGATCTAACCAGCTTCTGTAAAAgttaaaattctgcactcctcagcataactgagaagccattagtgattcagctgtgaccaacagccaCGTGAGAAAAAAATCAGGGACTGGACAGCtgaactaggctgaactgcagactttGTTTACGCAAACCAGATAAGAGACATATATGGAAACAAGAAACAGATtcaacttttttctcttttagtaTGATTTATGGAACAACATTACTATATTACAGATGAGTCTACTTCTAGCCAcggttttgctgtttccatagagttgcaggactttatattgcagtaaaaaattaacccacagtgagtaaaattgTGACTCAAGCATAAAAAGGAACTGCTTGGAATTTAAAGGATTCATTTACCCTTCAGTAATAGCATTTCAAACAGTTGGTCATGTGGCGTTTTCTCACATAGTTCAAAAAAGGAAATCTATAGAGGTAGATTTTTACTGAAACTTAACCTTATGAAAGCCCTTTTTCCTTTTAGgtgtttgtaatttttgtgaTAATACACAGTTTGTGAAGCCAAAACAGGCTAATACAGACTTGGTATGCAAAGTATCTGTTCATTTTGAAATTGTagatcaaaacaaaaataaagacttgCAGATGCCCATTCTCATTCCAACTACTACAACACCCAATTTTTCTCCAGGAAGCATTATTGTCATGTAATTGTCTTTAACTTATCAAAAAATGGCATTAAtacttaaaaaatgtaaagattccCTTGCTCAGGTTTTTACTGGATACTGTCCTTTAATGGAAGGAGACAAATGAAACTGTTATTAACCTGTTATTAACACTGAAGTAAGCACTGCCTGGTGCTGACCTTCCCAGCACACCATAATAAGTTTCACCTGGTGTTTTGTCCCACATCAACACTGAAGCACTAACCGAAGCTGCCCTTAAACATGATTACACTTACAGCTCCTGCAGGTTCTTCATCTGAGAGAAGGCGTTCGCTTGGATGGACATGATGGCGTTATTGCTTAAATCTCTGCggagggaaaagagaaaagaaaattagGATCCTCAACAGATTTTCTGCCGACATCAGCCATGTGGAGTGAAGGCTGCAAAAACTTCAATcgagagaagaaaaaaggtcTGGGCTCCAGAACAATAAAACTCTGGGCAGCAGTTTGCTGTGTTAATCAAGAGAGGCCCAACTCTGGGCTGCTTTCAGCTCTGGCAACGGCTGGGAAAAAACTCTAATTAGAATCAAATGCAGCTGttgcacagacaaacacacacttttgtgCACACACATCGCCTTCTCCACTTGCCCTGGTGATCGATATAGTCTGGCACACACGTAAAGATACTAATGGCAGAGTTTTTTCTTCATTCCACATCAAAGTGGAGGAACGGGAGAAGACAGTTTGGGCTCTAACAAACAGCCTCTATGTCTTTGTGTGATTCACCCTGCTTAGTTTACAGCTCAGACTTTTGGAAACAATCAGTGAAACACGAGGCCGACTCACAGGTGCTGCAGTGCGTCCAGGCCTGAGAAAGACTTCTTGGTCACCGAGCGGATCTGGTTCCCCTGCAGAAATCTgggaaaaacgacaaaagtctgaTCAAATCCCAACCTCACTTTTACTCACTGACCTTATTTTGTTCCATTAAGTCAAACCGTATGGTAAGTAGGTCACAAACTCACAGTCTTTTCAGCTTGTCCAGAGCAGAAAAAGGTCCATTCATGTCTTCAATGGTCCAAGAGATTTCATTATTTTGGAGATCCCTTtcagaagaaacaaagaaaaaccacattgtaaaaaaagagagagagagaaaaatccaCACCCAGAAAACAACTGTGCTTGGGATGTTCATAAAACTTTATGCGGCATTACGTTTCGTGTGAGGGGGAAAATGTTTGAGACGTTAAAATTATATTCAAAGCGGCTCCATGCCTATACAGGAAGTCACTTCCTGGCCTTTGCGGCACTTTCAAAAGTCTGCAATGGCTTTTCTGTGTCGTatagtggaaaaaaagttttacaaGGAAGCACTGCAATTTCACGTGCTACATTTGAAACTTTGTTTGTGCAGATAAATATACTCTGCATgcaattaaaatatgtatgtgaTAATCCTCAAAGGAATCCGCCAGtatgaaaatgtgattttaaacacgttatgtttttttcaaaataccaCAACTTTTCCAAAGATGCCTTTTAGTAGACCCCCCAGGTTAAATTGTCAAGCTGACTGAAAGagctgtttgtaaaaatactgagaCATAAACAAAAGAAACCTCAAACTGCAGAAATTGAATGAAACTGATCAAACAGTGTCAAACTAGCTCATATAATATTAGTGTGGACAACATTTAGCCTAGCTGTAACTCAAGTGTTTACAAAGTTCAGATTTATGCATCATGACATAAACATGAATTGCAACACACaatattgtttgtgtgtgaaaataagttctgaataaatattcacattcagtAACTTCCAGGTGTAAATGCAGCTCACTAACAGAAGAAAGTAAAGCTAACATTAGTTTGCTAACACATGAACTGTTTAGAAAAGATGGAGAAACAGATAATATGGGAATGGTCAATGACACTAGTATAGTTTTTGAAGGTAATTAGgaaaacacatacacaagaaaccttaaattgcaaaaactgaatgaaattGCTAATGAAAGCTGACCGAACGCCCAAACAAATTAAgtgttagtgtttttttgttgcttttttgaaaatgcagtttattatCCTTCCAATTTAAATCATATCTATTATCTTATTTACGCTTCAGTCTCATTTCTAGCGTGTAAACATTAGCTTTGTCAGTTGACTG
This is a stretch of genomic DNA from Amphiprion ocellaris isolate individual 3 ecotype Okinawa chromosome 21, ASM2253959v1, whole genome shotgun sequence. It encodes these proteins:
- the lrig3 gene encoding leucine-rich repeats and immunoglobulin-like domains protein 3 — encoded protein: MRAFTQPRSVASLSVVLVLFLWLERGSGSGTCPPPCVCFGELVDCSRLRKGQIPDAIPDWTVQLDLSHNKLQVLDSSLFSNLQHLSEMKLNHNELEAIPDLGPYASNITTLILANNRITRISEKQLRPFLALETLDLSNNNIVEIKANSFPALPLKNMFLNNNRISSLETGCFTNLSDTLQVLRLNRNRLSTIPPKIFQLPNLQHLELSRNRVRRIEGLTFHGLHALHSLKMQRNGLSRLMDGAFWGLSNMEVLQLDYNNLTEVSKGWLYGLLTLQQLHLGHNAISRIRPDAWEFCQKLSELNLFSNHLSRLEESSFVGLSLLDELHIGNNHVSFIADGAFRGLSNLEMLDLQNNEISWTIEDMNGPFSALDKLKRLFLQGNQIRSVTKKSFSGLDALQHLDLSNNAIMSIQANAFSQMKNLQELRLNTSSLLCDCQLKWLPVWVAEQTFLPCVNASCAHPQMLKGRSVFAISQEDFVCDDFPKPQITVQPETQTALKGTNVTFVCSAASSSDSPMTFAWKKDNEVLNDVEIHNQAHLRVQGGTGGETEVTEYTTTLQLQNVEFSSEGKYQCVISNHFGSSYSTKARLTVNMLPSFTKIPMDLSIRAGATARLECAAVGHPSPQIAWQKDGGTDFPAARERRMHVMPEDDVFFIVDVKTEDIGVYSCTAQNTAGAILANATLTVLETPSFLRPLMDRTVAKGETAVLQCIAGGSPPPRLNWTKDDSPLVVTERHFFAAANQLLIIVDAAEADAGKYTCEMSNALGTERGNVRLAVIPNPNCDSGVQQGGVGLGIVSGAGSEDDGWTTMGIVIIVVVCCVVGTSLVWVVIIYHTRRRNEDCSVTNTDETNLPADIPSYLSSQGTLADRQDGYIPSESGSSHQYMASSMSGFYLQPKDMNGLCQLDTGSEADLEATIDPLLCHYQGPIGSLLCRDNMYSTDPSEVFTGCSIDQKPVYIDSYSGSLSNPKRRDYFLSEHFDLCSSTVLMQLPSASLHHGPSHQQGDRRPSMEEGDVVDYGRPHECLSPCNTFMGTFGKAPWRPHQDLYPGFSPPSVTHKEITLHENPYAAPDADSDHEDVGVDKDSSSEQSVYEHPLDNSRTDPMTQCRTST